From Nerophis lumbriciformis linkage group LG38, RoL_Nlum_v2.1, whole genome shotgun sequence, the proteins below share one genomic window:
- the zmynd10 gene encoding zinc finger MYND domain-containing protein 10, producing the protein MEGSVLLPVEAEAFVESLEILSLKDVGSTRWFRQHEHIEKLNMQAILSASAVHDEFIKDMLVTFAKIPVLVHEMILTEVWKQRIFPILCQLQDFTPKNTFPLYMVIHYEATIINLLETIMFHKESCEAADDAILDLVDYCHRKLIPLAANTSKDGNVTRKTHNNASGEALLCSKEELQIQAAELEFDISLKALSVLRYITDNTDSISAINRMLCTHNVPCLLVRLLEICPWTRCRSGEVEKYMNGKWETIPVEDRVKMTKVEGQVWLSLYNLLLKEDCQRKYDFNTFNKSQLLKLRSFLTEVLVDQLPNLVELQRFLAHLAVTEAEPPKKSFLLEQVPEMWNRIVKENAGKWKAIAKYQVKETFSASEEDLRHQARRLAQTYNLDVMESLLPDKPKCGCCGKAAAKRCSRCQEEWYCHRECQVKQWPKHKKACQVMVEANRRIQTDLCNNNNQKAQT; encoded by the exons GTGGTTCAGACAACATGAGCACATTGAAAAACTCAACATGCAAGCAATACTGAGTGCTTCTGCCGTGCATGACGAGTTCATCAAAGACATGCTGGTGACTTTTGCAAAG ATTCCAGTCCTGGTCCATGAGATGATCCTGACTGAAGTATGGAAGCAAAGAATATTCCCTATCTTATGCCAACTGCAGGATTTCACCCCCAAGAACACATTTCCTCTTTACATGGTG ATCCACTATGAAGCCACCATCATCAACCTGCTGGAGACCATCATGTTTCATAAG GAATCTTGCGAGGCCGCTGATGACGCCATTCTCGACCTGGTGGATTACTGCCACCGCAAGCTCATCCCGCTGGCCGCCAACACCAGCAAAGATGGCAACGTAACTCGTAAGACGCACAACAACGCGTCCGGCGAGGCGCTTCTGTGTTCCAAAgag GAGTTGCAGATTCAGGCTGCTGAGCTCGAGTTTGACATCTCGTTGAAGGCTCTGTCTGTGCTGCGATACATCACTGACAACACTGACAG TATCAGTGCCATAAACCGCATGCTGTGCACACACAACGTGCCGTGTCTACTGGTGCGCCTGTTGGAGATTTGTCCATGGACTCGCTGCAGATCAG GTGAAGTAGAAAAGTATATGAACGGGAAATGGGAGACGATTCCAGTGGAGGACCGAGTGAAGATGACAAAAGTGGAAGGACAGGTGTGGCTTTCACTTTACAATCTGTTGCTGAAGGAAGACTGCCAAAGAAAATATGACTTCAACACTTTTAATAAGAGTCAGCTTTTGAAG CTGCGCAGCTTCCTGACAGAAGTTTTGGTTGACCAACTTCCAAACTTGGTGGAGCTTCAGCGCTTCTTGGCTCATCTTGCAGTGACAGAAGCTGAACCTCCAAAGAAGAGTTTTCTTCTAGAACAG GTGCCTGAAATGTGGAACCGTATCGTGAAGGAAAATGCAGGCAAGTGGAAGGCAATAGCCAAGTATCAAGTCAAGGAAACGTTCAGCGCCTCTGAAGAGGACCTGAGACACCAAGCTCGGAG GCTGGCTCAGACGTACAATCTGGACGTAATGGAGAGTCTACTCCCTGACAAGCCAAAGTGTGGATGCTGCGGAAAAGCAGCGGCCAAGAGATGCTCTcgatgtcaagaggagtggtactGTCACAG AGAATGTCAGGTGAAGCAGTGGCCCAAACACAAGAAGGCCTGCCAGGTCATGGTCGAGGCCAACAGGCGGATCCAGACAGACTTGTGCaataacaacaaccagaaagcccagacctaa